In Cololabis saira isolate AMF1-May2022 chromosome 10, fColSai1.1, whole genome shotgun sequence, a single window of DNA contains:
- the LOC133452648 gene encoding myomegalin-like isoform X9, with protein sequence MDWSSSSPEQIWRESESTVEEESSPKNTGHMTDLCSDETDNSPLLQPHTLKEFEQHLNDLKKENFSLKLRIYFLEERIQQKYEESSEDVYRSNIELKVEVESLKQELQEKQDLLDKALTTAESLTNHNEAELQRLCRERQQEIDQMQQVLEAKIQLLQEEAQLARSEAERMASLAGSHSHASLISLDAVMEEIPEDERSPSILSPSNTNKDRLIEELTKELHSKEALITELHGDKTTLTHRVEELEGHVQELSSSLLQKDKDVEFYQEELGQERLRIEQEMQSLVEEQQSQLNQYECAAGQCVSELQKAQLQVQSLQAKIHEGEANNMKLQEKLNEMECELRSLRQAAQGQERTIQGLTESISTKDSEAQELYQLIEGQNSTLCKLQEMAHRNKLAQTKASVGVGDSLTLAQLQSELLAVQSSLFSLGLELEANQRTLRQSQRQGDDLLRFKDRLNSDLQEALQHREVTEKHNQDLCIALQKIRSELQAKEAALKEGEAEKNSAMHEKDRAIAQLKCSLQDKEQQLQEYLEMLDSTGSSKPRDALLEKLRERIKERDRALECSIDDKFHCLEELEGQVRRLQLALREKERDMERLRCIVSNNEETITSLDSLERGKEQELEQAAEAYRNIQWLKQQSDDKEKNTVREKDAIINQLQAALQARSQETQDLTAALVARVQAGPNEVVEELRARIALKDKLFQELMSDRNCQTNEHQAQVQDLLNTLSTKDQYLQDYSYRLSLVISERTGQLQELRRQLTQKEQDLCELRRDKESELGGEKQRLQSLLKEKEAFIKELIQAQEEAAQPFAKESEAEIKALKEELQLVLKKEMDAQKEISALHLSLAHQYSEEGVTKDSTDHLCVLEQLVSEYNELNDALRAEKRLYQNLQHLHSNDGSRSSKNIQGLHTELDSVQALRGQLEEVLSRTRSMALALEREAKRQPDFGELSTEEEGDDEEGSSDEFTDSIEEDDNNPAGRLVNPVQDYVKAQGDECGTGGAVFERVTQKAEIDQLEEAKRELEGELEEIRSQLESDGYTSMAEMRSALEMLQQENQILKENLGRSGALGLRTNTEQTLNQEEEEEEEEEEEEEEEEGSEGEDEDCENFPVLSGKRGPPSVGLSDEPGKRHCMRPHSLDLTSHQTQTFQGKGLAGGSTQVAELWQDIEEGLQKQTVRLRSDLAQSHQDNRELQERLMVSEATVQAQAEQLKDYRDLLTETSVQQASKQVQVDLQDLGYETCGRSENEAEREDTSSPEFDDLEMCTSLSHHDCEGVSTSWYTQDCSSSRDAFKMGDESASLQHLVQDLRSQLSHSHKVIRGLQLRVRSLSNTSDYASSLERTPRKVNWALETSSTPSGMEEDEGWMSDTQRNGSGSRPSRELQQLMDRVASLEAQLKSTRVESKGQAEEGKCATWPGKYNSLIQAQARELSHLRQRMREGQGVGHILTQHLGDTTKAFEELLRANDIDYYMGQSFREQLAQSSALAQRVIIKISGRERAESHDDKTGHELLALRLSKELQQKDKLIESLHTKLHQRNDTPSSCHALSETTDQSDRTSLVSDEYQTHEDLELCSDIDSREYQEEHRLQQQELASGPNVRPSLHPPPCPHGPLKTSSSCPNMLYSAPLGMTSGLAGALFSAPASSSPSVLSGPNVWGYEVPSDPRPRALSVIAVRPELDTLYKQMSEQRRGLAFPHEKTLLSLSPGVHSQHDNYTQLSHHAFQQYQLGGIPGGHSLPSDFGLAAGRPLWDVEHFGHPVGGCSGNQPGSGEAGVNLIEEHLREVRCLRQRLEESIRTNEGLRQQLEEKLASVGRDGGAPTNIYIQGLDTVTQLSNEIRVLKEENITLQSRLQASTDTSEEVVRLQEAVFTARARLKQAELEAEQWKEELRRLQAHSQEQGQQIHTLRQERQTGQEKTNRLQHEVSLLQQQLCESRELIHSLQSELHVYDRMCSGTNAKKGYLCEVGGLPVELGELLGELRSLRAQLQSNVQENSALKQLELHKQLEQKLGSPRTPSLSALTASPQRENFYRRQLLHDPAPSPPVRDIGLFNCGSPGPPYSDLDDSHSTTNADPLDPHSELEGEAPDGSFANRNGRHAIGHVDDFSALQQQVLEGRSLVQRMEATLQACLSPPLLEGNHRENTKLILDYGCVKGLLSNTKTLRQILEEAMSLLKMFWRAALPSTDSSAQNLKKEQCMQEEILSLKLRMSEQDEVLKGTIQRLRSTSRTKESMEHFIVNQLSRTRDVLKKARTNLEKNERRLSSLSSSSSSPPCAAEDPRGAARERPAHCSVLRTGGTSRIVGAAANQRPATRKRSSQCLF encoded by the exons AACATTGAGCTGAAGGTGGAAGTAGAGAGCTTGAAGCAGGAGCTCCAGGAAAAACAGGATCTTCTGGACAAAGCCCT caCAACAGCAGAGAGCTTGACCAATCACAATGAAGCAGAGCTCCAGAGACTGTGTCGAGAGAGACAGCAGGAAATCGACCAAATGCAACAGGTGCTTGAGGCAAAGATTCAGCTCCTGCAGGAG GAGGCCCAGCTAGCACGCAGTGAGGCTGAAAGGATGGCCTCACTGGCGGGATCACACTCCCACGCCTCCCTCATCTCCTTAGATGCTGTTATGGAGGAGATCCCCGAAGACGAGAGGTCTCCAAGTATCCTGTCACCATCCAACACCAACAAAGACAG GTTGATTGAAGAACTGACTAAAGAGCTTCACTCCAAGGAAGCCCTCATTACAGAGCTGCATGGAGACAAGACAACGCTGACACACAGggtggaagagctggagggacATGTTCAGGAGCTGTCTTCATCTCTGCTACAGAAGGACAAGGATGTTGAG TTTTATCAGGAGGAACTTGGTCAAGAGAGGCTCCGCATCGAACAGGAGATGCAG AGCCTTGTTGAAGAGCAGCAGAGTCAACTCAACCAGTACGAGTGTGCAGCCGGTCAGTGTGTGAGCGAGCTGCAGAAGGCCCAGCTCCAGGTGCAATCCCTGCAGGCTAAGATCCACGAAGGCGAGGCCAACAACATG AAGCTGCAGGAGAAGCTGAACGAGATGGAGTGTGAGCTGCGTTCACTCCGCCAGGCTGCCCAAGGTCAGGAAAGAACCATTCAGGGCCTCACTGAGTCCATCAGCACCAAAGACAGCGAG GCCCAGGAGCTGTACCAGCTGATCGAAGGGCAAAACAGCACTCTGTGTAAGCTGCAAGAAATGGCCCATCGCAACAAGCTTGCTCAAACCAAG GCTTCAGTGGGGGTGGGTGACTCCTTGACTCTGGCCCAGCTGCAGAGCGAGCTGCTGGCAGTGCAGAGCTCCCTGTTCTCTCTGGGTCTGGAGCTGGAGGCCAATCAGAGGACTCTGAGACAAAGCCAGAGGCAAGGAGACGACCTGTTGAGATTCAAGGACAGACTCAACTCTGATCTACAGGAGGCACTGCAGCACAGGGAGGTCACAGAGAAACACAATCAG GACCTGTGCATTGCCCTTCAGAAGATTCGCTCTGAGCTCCAGGCTAAAGAAGCAGCTTTGAAGGAGGGTGAAGCAGAGAAGAATTCAGCGATGCATGAGAAAGACAGGGCCATTGCACAGCTGAAATGTTCCCTGCAAGACAAGGAGCAACAGCTGCAG GAGTACCTGGAGATGCTGGACTCGACAGGAAGCTCCAAACCAAGAGATGCCTTACTGGAGAAGTTAAGGGAGCGGATTAAAGAAAGAGACAGAGCTCTTGag TGCTCCATTGATGACAAGTTCCACTGTCTGGAGGAACTTGAGGGTCAGGTGAGGAGACTACAGCTGGCCCTCAGAGAGAAGGAGCGAGACATGGAGAGACTCCGCTGCATCGTATCCAACAACGAGGAGACCATCACG AGTCTAGATTCGCTGGAGCGGGGTAAAGAGCAGGAGTTGGAGCAGGCGGCCGAGGCCTACAGGAACATCCAGTGGTTGAAGCAGCAGAGCGACGACAAGGAGAAAAACACTGTGAGAGAGAAAGATGCCATCATAAACCAGCTACAGGCCGCTCTGCAGGCACGCAGCCAGGAGACGCag GATCTGACGGCTGCACTTGTTGCCAGAGTCCAGGCTGGTCCCAACGAAGTGGTAGAGGAACTGAGGGCTCGGATAGCTCTGAAAGACAAGCTCTTCCAAGAGCTGATGTCAGACCGCAACTGCCAGACGAATGAGCATCAAGCACAGGTCCAAGATCTGCTCAACACTCTCAGCACCAAAGACCAGTACCTGCAG GACTACTCCTACAGGCTATCCTTAGTAATCAGTGAGCGGACAGGCCAGCTGCAGGAGCTCCGCAGACAGCTGACACAAAAGGAACAAGATCTGTGCGAGCTGAGACGGGACAAGGAGAGCGAGTTGGGAGGCGAGAAGCAGCGTCTGCAGAGTCTGCTCAAAGAGAAGGAGGCTTTTATCAAG GAGCTGATTCAAGCGCAGGAAGAAGCTGCACAGCCGTTTGCAAAGGAAAGCGAGGCAGAGATTAAGGCTCtgaaagaggagttgcagctgGTGCTCAAGAAGGAGATGGATGCTCAG AAGGAAATCTCAGCTCTGCATTTGTCTCTGGCTCACCAGTATTCGGAGGAAGGCGTCACAAAAGACAGCACCGATCACCTA TGTGTGCTGGAGCAGCTGGTGTCTGAGTACAACGAGCTGAACGATGCCCTGAGGGCAGAGAAGAGACTGTACCAGAACCTGCAGCATCTTCACAGCAATGACGG cagcAGAAGCTCAAAAAATATTCAGGGCCTCCACACTGAGCTAGATTCTGTGCAGGCGCTCCGTGGACAGCTGGAGGAGGTCCTGTCCAGGACACGCAGCATGGCCCTGGCGCTGGAAAGGGAAGCTAAAAGGCAGCCTGACTTTGGAG AGCTCAGCACAGAAGAGGAAGGAGATGATGAAGAAGGCAGCAGTGATGAGTTCACAGACAGCATCGAGGAGGATGATAATAATCCTGCTGGGAGACTTGTTAACCCTGTTCAG GATTATGTGAAAGCTCAAGGAGATGAATGTGGGACTGGAGGTGCAGTATTTGAGAGAGTCACCCAGAAAGCTGAAATAGATCAGCTTGAAGAAGCAAAGAGAGAGCTAGAAGGTGAACTTGAAGAGATACGCTCACAACTGGAAAGTGATGGATACACCTCTATGGCTGAGATGAG GAGTGCCCTGGAGATGTTGCAGCAAGAGAACCAGATATTGAAAGAAAACCTGGGAAGATCTGGAGCATTGGGGCTGAGGACAAATACAGAGCAGACTCTGAaccaagaggaggaggaggaggaagaggaagaggaagaggaagaggaggaggagggcagtGAGGGAGAGGATGAAGATTGTGAAAACTTTCCAGTGTTGTCGGGGAAGCGAGGTCCTCCTTCAGTTGGTTTGAGCGACGAGCCGGGGAAGAGGCACTGCATGAGACCGCACTCCCTGGACCTGACATCCCACCAAACTCAGACG TTTCAGGGTAAGGGTCTGGCTGGTGGCAGCACTCAGGTGGCAGAGCTCTGGCAGGATATAGAGGAGGGTCTCCAAAAGCAGACAGTCCGCCTGCGCTCCGACCTGGCTCAGAGCCACCAAGACAACAGGGAGCTCCAGGAGAGGCTGATGGTGTCTGAAGCCACCGTTCAGGCTCAGGCGGAGCAGCTGAAGGACTACAGAGATCTGCTCA CAGAGACATCGGTCCAGCAGGCCAGTAAGCAGGTGCAggtggacctgcaggacctgggtTATGAGACCTGCGGCCGGAGCGAGAATGAGGCCGAGAGAGAAGACACCAGCAGCCCAG AGTTTGATGACCTGGAGATGTGTACATCGCTGTCCCATCATGACTGTGAAGGCGTGAGCACAAGCTGGTACACTCAagactgcagcagcagcagagatgcCTTTAAAATGGGGGATGAGTCAGCTTCTCTCCAGCACCTCGTTCAGGATCTGCGCTCACAGTTATCCCACTCCCACAAAGTGATCCGTGGACTCCAGCTGCGAGTCCGCTCCCTGTCTAACACCAGCGACTATGCCTCCAGCCTGGAGCGCACTCCGCGCAAG GTTAACTGGGCGCTTGAGACATCATCAACCCCCAGCGGTATGGAAGAGGATGAAGGCTGGATGTCTGACACCCAGAGAAATGGCTCCGGCtccaggcccagcagggagcTGCAACAGCTGATGGATCGAGTTGCATCGCTGGAGGCTCAGCTGAAGAGCACCAGGGTGGAGAGCAAAGGCCAAGCAGAAGAAGGGAAATGTGCCACCTGGCCTGG GAAGTACAACTCTCTGATCCAGGCACAAGCTCGCGAGCTATCCCACCTGAGGCAGAGGATGAGAGAGGGACAGGGAGTCGGCCACATCCTGACCCAACACCTGGGAGATACTACCAAG GCTTTTGAAGAGCTCCTGCGGGCCAACGATATTGATTACTACATGGGTCAGAGCTTTAGAGAGCAGCTGGCTCAGAGCTCTGCTCTGGCACAAAGAGTTATCATCAAGATCAGTGGAC GAGAGCGTGCAGAGAGCCATGATGACAAGACAGGCCATGAGCTGCTCGCCTTAAG GCTGAGCAaggagctgcagcagaaagaTAAACTCATCGAGTCGCTCCACACCAAGCTGCATCAACGCAACGACACCCCGTCCAGCTGCCACGCCCTCTCTGAGACCACCGACCAGTCGGACAGGACCTCCTTGGTGTCTGACGAGTACCAGACCCACGAGGACTTGGAGCTGTGCTCGGACATCGACTCCAGGGAATATCAGGAAGAGCACCGGCTGCAGCAACAGGAACTCGCATCAGGACCAAATG TCCGCCCATCTCTTCATCCCCCTCCCTGTCCTCATGGTCCCCTCAAGACCTCCAGCAGCTGTCCCAACATGCTTTACTCAGCTCCTCTTGGTATGACCAGTGGATTAGCTGGAG CCCTTTTCAGTGCCCCTGCCTCTTCCTCCCCCTCTGTCCTCTCTGGCCCTAATGTCTGGGGTTATGAAGTCCCTTCTGACCCCCGGCCCAGGGCCCTGTCTGTGATCGCTGTTCGCCCCGAGCTGGACACGCTGTACAAACAGATGAGTGAGCAGCGCAGGG GACTTGCATTCCCCCATGAGAAGACGCTGCTCAGTCTTTCGCCAGGAGTCCACAGCCAGCACGACAACTACACCCAGCTATCCCATCATGCATTTCAGCAGTACCAGCTGGGAGGCATCCCAGGGGGTCACTCACTGCCGTCTGACTTTGGTCTAGCGGCGGGGAGACCTCTGTGGGATGTGGAACACTTTGGTCATCCAGTTGGAGGCTGTTCTGGTAACCAGCCAGGAAGCGGCGAAGCAG GTGTAAATTTGATAGAGGAGCACCTGCGGGAGGTGAGGTGTCTCCGTCAGCGTTTGGAGGAGTCTATCAGGACAAATGAGGGACTCCGAcagcagctggaggagaagctggCCTCTGTTGGGCGTGATGGAG gaGCACCAACAAATATTTATATTCAAGGATTGGACACAGTCACTCAACTGTCCAATGAAATAAGGGTCCTGAAAGAGGAAAATATCACTCTACAGTCACGCCTTCAGGCCAGCACAG ACACAAGTGAGGAGGTGGTGCGGTTGCAGGAGGCCGTGTTCACCGCACGCGCCCGTCTGAAACAAGCAGAGCTGGAGGCCGAGCAGTGGAAGGAGGAGCTCAGACGGCTGCAGGCCCACAGTCAGGAGCAGGGCCAGCAGATTCACACCTTACGGCAGGAACGACAGACCGGCCAGGAGAAAACTAACAG GCTACAGCACGAGGTgtctctgctgcagcagcagctgtgtgAGAGCAGGGAGCTCATCCACTCCCTGCAGAGCGAGCTTCATGTTTATGATCGAATGTGCTCGGGCACAAATGCTAAAAAAG GTTACCTGTGTGAGGTTGGAGGTCTTCCAGTGGAGCTGGGGGAGCTGCTTGGGGAGCTCCGAAGTCTGCGGGCCCAGCTGCAGAGCAACGTGCAGGAGAACAGTGCCCTCAAACAGCTTGAGCTCCAcaagcagctggaacagaagttAGGGTCTCCCCGGACTCCGTCTCTCTCTGCTCTCACTGCCAGCCCTCAGAGAGAAAACTTCTACAGACGACAGCTGCTTCATG ACCCTGCTCCGTCTCCACCGGTCAGGGACATTGGTCTGTTTAACTGTGGATCTCCTGGTCCCCCCTACTCAGACCTGGACGACAGCCATAGCACAACCAATG CAGATCCTCTTGATCCGCACTCTGAGTTGGAGGGGGAGGCACCTGACGGATCATTCGCCAACCGTAACGGTCGCCACGCTATCGGTCACGTGGACGACTTCAGCGCCCTGCAACAGCAAGTCCTAGAGGGCCGGAGTCTTGTCCAGCGGATGGAGGCGACCCTGCAGGCCTGCCTCAGCCCGCCGCTGCTGGAGGGCAACCACAGAGAGAACACTAAGCTG ATTCTGGACTACGGCTGTGTAAAGGGTCTTCTGTCCAACACGAAGACACTAAGGCAGATCTTAGAGGAGGCGATGTCACTGCTCAAGATGTTCTGGAGAGCAGCTCTCCCCAGCACGGATTCTTCCGCTCAAAATCTAAAGAAG gaGCAGTGCATGCAGGAGGAGATCTTGTCTCTGAAGCTGCGCATGTCAGAGCAGGACGAGGTTCTTAAAGGGACGATACAAAGACTGAGAAGCACCAGCCGCACTAAAGAGAGCATGGAGCACTTCATAGTCAACCAGT tatCAAGGACCCGTGACGTACTGAAAAAAGCGAGGACAAATTTAGAG AAGAATGAGCGGAGACTTTCATCTCTaagctcttcctcttcttctcctccttgtgCTG